One stretch of Excalfactoria chinensis isolate bCotChi1 chromosome 2, bCotChi1.hap2, whole genome shotgun sequence DNA includes these proteins:
- the ECI2 gene encoding enoyl-CoA delta isomerase 2 isoform X1 gives MAASAPKFVRRLCWRRICEIRHVQPVSIPSVHLHMTAATMQVSQKDFEKAQEQLKLLKNDPGNEAKLKLYALFKQATEGPCNAPKPGMLDFVKKAKWDAWNSLGNLSQDNARQEYAKLVSSLVSAESASQKKGASPEEGSHGGYETLIVTTDNNITKIMFNRPDKKNAINHKMYREIISALQEAAKNDSTIAVVTGNGEYYTSGNDLNNFSNVQPSDMKKAAKDAAELLKEFVGSFIDFPKPLIAVVNGPAIGISVTLLGLFDLVYASDKATFHTPFSQLGQSPEGCSSYLFPKIMGSAKASEMLLFNKKLTAAEACALGLVNEVFPDSTFQKEVWARLKAYANLPKNSLAVSKQLLRSMEKEKLHAVNRQECEILTERWLSDECLNALVTFFQRKSKL, from the exons ATGGCGGCCTCAGCTCCGAAGTTCGTTCGCAGGCTGTGCTGGCGACGTATCTGCGAGATAAG GCACGTGCAACCTGTTTCCATTCCGTCAGTTCACCTGCACATGACTGCAGCCACCATGCAAGTCAGCCAGAAAGACTTTGAGAAGGCTCAAGAGCAACTGAAACTGTTGAAAAATGATCCTGGGAATGAGGCAAAGCTGAAGCTCTATGCTTTGTTTAAACAG GCTACTGAGGGTCCCTGCAATGCTCCGAAGCCAGGTATGCTGGACTTTGTCAAGAAAGCCAAATGGGATGCGTGGAATTCTCTTGGCAATTTGTCTCAG GATAACGCTAGACAAGAATATGCTAAACTTGTCTCAAGCTTGGTCTCTGCGGAATCTGCTAGCCAGAAAAAAGGTGCTTCTCCAGAAGAGGGCAGTCACGGTGGCTATGAAACCCTAATAGTTACCACCGATAACAATATCACAAAGATAATGTTTAACCGACCTGACAAGAAAAATGCTATCAATCATAAG atGTACAGAGAAATTATCAGTGCACTTCAAGAAGCTGCCAAAAATGATTCTACCATTGCAGTTGTTACTG GAAATGGAGAATACTATACAAGTGGAAATGATCTGAATAATTTTTCTAATGTCCAACCCAGCGACATGAAAAAGGCGGCAAAAGATGCAGCAGAATTACTCAA AGAGTTTGTGGGCAGTTTTATCGATTTCCCTAAACCACTGATTGCGGTGGTGAATGGCCCAGCTATTGGAATCTCTGTAACGCTCCTCGGATTGTTTGACCTAGTTTATGCTTCTGACAAG gctACATTTCACACCCCATTTAGCCAACTCGGTCAGAGTCCAGAAGGATGTTCCTCTTACCTGTTTCCAAAAATCATGGGCTCAGCCAAG gCAAGCGAGATGTTGCTTTTCAATAAAAAGCTGACTGCAGCCGAAGCCTGTGCTCTGGGACTTGTGAATGAAGTTTTCCCCGACAGTACTTTCCAGAAGGAAGTCTGGGCAAGGTTAAAAGCTTATGCAAATCTCCCCaaaaat tcattGGCAGTGTCAAAGCAACTGCTACGAAGTATGGAAAAGGAGAAGCTCCATGCTGTCAACCGTCAAGAGTGTGAAATACTCACAGAGAGGTGGTTATCTGATGAATGCCTAAATGCTCTTGTCACCTTCTTTCAGAGGAAATCAAAACTGTAA
- the ECI2 gene encoding enoyl-CoA delta isomerase 2 isoform X2 — protein MTAATMQVSQKDFEKAQEQLKLLKNDPGNEAKLKLYALFKQATEGPCNAPKPGMLDFVKKAKWDAWNSLGNLSQDNARQEYAKLVSSLVSAESASQKKGASPEEGSHGGYETLIVTTDNNITKIMFNRPDKKNAINHKMYREIISALQEAAKNDSTIAVVTGNGEYYTSGNDLNNFSNVQPSDMKKAAKDAAELLKEFVGSFIDFPKPLIAVVNGPAIGISVTLLGLFDLVYASDKATFHTPFSQLGQSPEGCSSYLFPKIMGSAKASEMLLFNKKLTAAEACALGLVNEVFPDSTFQKEVWARLKAYANLPKNSLAVSKQLLRSMEKEKLHAVNRQECEILTERWLSDECLNALVTFFQRKSKL, from the exons ATGACTGCAGCCACCATGCAAGTCAGCCAGAAAGACTTTGAGAAGGCTCAAGAGCAACTGAAACTGTTGAAAAATGATCCTGGGAATGAGGCAAAGCTGAAGCTCTATGCTTTGTTTAAACAG GCTACTGAGGGTCCCTGCAATGCTCCGAAGCCAGGTATGCTGGACTTTGTCAAGAAAGCCAAATGGGATGCGTGGAATTCTCTTGGCAATTTGTCTCAG GATAACGCTAGACAAGAATATGCTAAACTTGTCTCAAGCTTGGTCTCTGCGGAATCTGCTAGCCAGAAAAAAGGTGCTTCTCCAGAAGAGGGCAGTCACGGTGGCTATGAAACCCTAATAGTTACCACCGATAACAATATCACAAAGATAATGTTTAACCGACCTGACAAGAAAAATGCTATCAATCATAAG atGTACAGAGAAATTATCAGTGCACTTCAAGAAGCTGCCAAAAATGATTCTACCATTGCAGTTGTTACTG GAAATGGAGAATACTATACAAGTGGAAATGATCTGAATAATTTTTCTAATGTCCAACCCAGCGACATGAAAAAGGCGGCAAAAGATGCAGCAGAATTACTCAA AGAGTTTGTGGGCAGTTTTATCGATTTCCCTAAACCACTGATTGCGGTGGTGAATGGCCCAGCTATTGGAATCTCTGTAACGCTCCTCGGATTGTTTGACCTAGTTTATGCTTCTGACAAG gctACATTTCACACCCCATTTAGCCAACTCGGTCAGAGTCCAGAAGGATGTTCCTCTTACCTGTTTCCAAAAATCATGGGCTCAGCCAAG gCAAGCGAGATGTTGCTTTTCAATAAAAAGCTGACTGCAGCCGAAGCCTGTGCTCTGGGACTTGTGAATGAAGTTTTCCCCGACAGTACTTTCCAGAAGGAAGTCTGGGCAAGGTTAAAAGCTTATGCAAATCTCCCCaaaaat tcattGGCAGTGTCAAAGCAACTGCTACGAAGTATGGAAAAGGAGAAGCTCCATGCTGTCAACCGTCAAGAGTGTGAAATACTCACAGAGAGGTGGTTATCTGATGAATGCCTAAATGCTCTTGTCACCTTCTTTCAGAGGAAATCAAAACTGTAA